TATCGCGGCGGTCCTGGTGGCCATCCTCGCATTCGTCGCGCTCATGGACCCCTATGGGAACCTCCGCCACAGGCTCGCCGGTCCCCACGTCGCAATGGACCTCAACCAGCGCTATCAATTCCCCTCCATCATTTTCAGCGGCGAGTTCGATTCGCTCGTCATCGGCACATCGACGGCGCGGCTCCTCGAGCCTACCCGCCTCGAAGCGGCCTTCGGCGGGCGCTTCGCCAATCTCGGCATGAATGCGAGTACGGCCTTCGAGCAGTCACAACTGATGAAGCTCTTCCTACGCGAAGTCGCGCGGCCGCATGCGCTCGTGATCGGGATCGACCATGCCTGGTGCGCAGCGGATGCGGATGTCGAGCGCACGACCCATCGTGGCTTTCCGCCCTGGATCTACGACGACAACCCCTGGAACGACTGGCTTTATCTCCTCAATGCGAAGTCGGTCGAGATCGCGGGACGCCAGCTCGGGGCAAGGCTCGGGCTCGAGGAGCCGCGCATTCCCCGCGCGGGCTTCGGCGTTTCCATCCACGATGAGGCGACCTACGATCCCCTGAAGGCCAAGGTGCGGATCGCGGAGTATGGCGAGGTCTCGGCGGCGCCGCGACGCGAACTGCCGGCGCTGGTCTGGCTCGAGGACGTGCTCGCGGTTGCGCCGCGCGAAATGCTGAAGCTCGCCATCGTGATCCCCGTGCACGTCAGAGCGCAACCCGTCCCCGGATCGCCCGCCGAGGCGCACGAAGCCGAATGCAAGCGGCGGATCGCGGAGATCGGGGCGCGCCATGGCGCGACGGTCGTGGATTTTCGGTACCCCTCTCCGCTGACCCGCGAGGACGGCAACTACTGGGATGCGCTGCACTGGCGGTTGCCGATCGGCCAGCGGATCATCGAGGGCGCGCTTGCGGCGGTGGAGGGAAAATCGGGGCCGGAATGGCGGCTCCTGGCGCGACCTGGTGTGGTCGAGGCCAAGAGGTTCTGACGGAGTTTCTCAGAGCGCGGGTCCCGTCTTCATCCTCTCCTGCTCATCGGGTGTCGGGGTGTGGTTGAACAGGTAGGCGCTTTCGCAGGCTTGCCTTCCGCCGAGTGCCGCGATGCGGGCGCCCTGGTCCGCGAAACAGCGGGCGTTGACCTCCTCGGGATCGCAGACGGCGGTAAGGCGCCGGGCACCTTCCGTGAGGGCCGCCGCAACCTCCGGCCGCCACCTGCTTTCGGGAGCGAGATCCTCGAGTTCGTGCGGATCGGCCGACAGGTCGAAGAGTTGCGGCGGCTGGCCGACGTAGGCGATGTATTTCCACGACTGCCAGCGAACCATGAAGGTTCCGGTCTTGGAGCCGCCGTCGTGATATTCGCTGAAGGCGGTGCGCTCGAGGTCGTCGGGTTCGCATGCGAGTGCGGCGAGGGAGCGGCCCGGCAGGGCGCGGCTCCAGTCGTCGTCGGGGCTGCCGGTGACGGAGACCGCGGTCGGGGCGAGGTCGAGGAGGCTCGCCGCGGTCGCCACCTTGCGGCCGGCGGGAATTCCGGGGCCGGCAACGATGAGGGGGACGCCGGCCGAGGCCTCGTACATGAGCTGCTTGGTCCAATAGCCCTGGTCGCCGAGCATCTCGCCGTGGTCGGAGGTGTAGAGGACCATCGTGTCATCGCGCGCGCCGCTGGAATCGAGCGCAGTCAGAATGCGACCGACGCAATGGTCCATGAAGCTGACGAGCCCATAGTAGGCGACGCGGGCCTCGCGCATGCGCTGCTCGTCGAAATAGCGATCGTAATCGTAGAACGAGGCGATGTTGCGCAGTTCGGGATGGCTCGGCGGGCGGCGCTCGCCAAAGCCGATCGGCAGGTCGACGGTTGCGGGATCGTAGAGATCGAAGAACTCGCGCGGCGCGCGCAGGGGATAGTGGGGGCTTACGAGGGAGACGAATGCGGCCCACGGCTCGGCACCCCGCGCCCGCGAGGCGAGCCAGTGCTCGGCGGCATCGGTTATGGCGCGGTCGTAGTCGGTGTAGCTCGAGGGGCCGGCCCCGACGTCGTCAGCCAGCTCGGCCGCGGAGGTATAAGGTGGCGGGTCCTGCCGCAGAAGGCCGATCGCCCAGCCGACACCGCCGACGACGTGCATCGGGAGGATCTCCTCGGAAAAGCCGTTGTCGTCGGCGCCGGAGCGGAAATGCAGCTTGCCGATGGAGACCACCTCGCGACCGGCATCGCGCAGATGGTGCATCCAGGTCCGGCGCCGGCCGTCGTAGGGGGTGGCGCTGTCCCAATAGCCGATGCGGTGGACATGATCGCCACACGCGATGGCGGCGCGCGTCGGCACGCACATCGGCGAGGGCGTATAGGCATTGGTGAACATGCTGCCGCGAGCGGCGAGCGCGTCGATGTTGGGCGTGCGCACGATGGCGTGGCCAGCGCACCCCATCGCATCCTTGCGGTGTTCGTCGGAAATGATGATCAGGAGGTTCTTCGGCTTCCCGCTGTCAGCCATGAGGTTCGCTCCGCCTCTGGGTAAACGGCCAGGTGGGCCGCTAGCCTCACTTCAGCATGAAACGCGTCAGATGGCGAGCGACGTCGGCGGCGGCCTCGAGGAGGATGGCGTGCTTGACCTCGGGCAGCACGACGAGTTCGGCAGCGGGCATCGCCTCGGCGATGAGACGGTTGAGGCGGGGGTTGCAGCCGCCGTCGTTCTCGCCGGTGAGAACGAGCGCACGGTGGGAGATTTCGTGCAGCCAGGGACCCATCTCGGTGCCGGCGTAGATGCGAAAGACGTTCATGAAGACATTAGCGTCGGTCGCGACGACCTGGTCGAGGCGGCGACGCACGATGTCCGGGTTGGCGGCAATGAAGGGGTCGGTGAACCAGCGGGCGGTGAGCGTTTCGAGGACCCGGGGAATGCCCTTTTCCTCCATGGCGTTGACGACGCCCCACACCTTGGTGCTGTCGTCCGCGGTGCGGAAGGCAGCCGTAGAGAGAAGGCCGAGGGAAAGAACACGATCGGGAAACCGGCGGGCGTAGGCGGGACCGATCATGCCGCCGAGGGAATGGCCGGCGATGTGGACGCGGGAAAAGCCCGAACGCTCGCGCACCCGATCGAGATCGGCAACGAGCTCGTCGAGGCCGAACGGGGCATCGGGGACCGGTGAGGCGCCATGGCCGCGAAGATCATAGGAGACGAGCGTGAACCGGTTGGTGAGCAGTGGGGCAACGAGGCGCCAGGCGTCGCGCGCCGCGCCGATGCCATGCACCAGGACCAGCGGTGGTCCCGCGCCCTCGACGGTCATGGCGCAGTCGATCGGGGTCGCTTCCATGGCCGGGGCTCCCATCAGGACTTCTCGGGCGTGTCGGGATATTTATCCGAGCAGAGTACGCCTCCGGAGCCCCAGTCGCCCTTGGCGACGTCGGTGATGACGATCTGGACGGCCTCCGGCTTGCCACCGCAGGTGCGCACGAAGGCGTCGGTCAGCTCGCGCACCAGCGCGCGCTTCTGATCGGTGCTGCGCCCCGGGAACATTTCCACCCTGATGATAGGCATGACATTCTCCGTTCGATGAATGAGAACTACTCGGCCGCAGCGCTGGCGGGTCGGTTGGTCGCCGAGCGACGTCCGGTGAAATGTGGCATCACCTCCTCGGCGAAGCGATGGAGGCATTCGAGGGTCTCGGCCTGGCTCGCGCCGAAATTCACGCTGAGGATCATACGGTCGACACCGGCCTCGGCGTAGGGGGCGAGCTTGTCGATCATCTCCTGGGGCGTGCAGATGAGGAGGCTTTCGGCGAGCTGCTCGATGGTCTGGCGGCGCGGCAGCGGCTTTATCATCCCGTGTTCGACGATGCCGGGACCGGTGTAGACGTTGTCGAAGCGGCTGTAGTAGTCGTTCGCGGCCTCGATCTTGGCGCGCCGGTCGGCCTCGCCCGTGGCGATGAAGGCGACGCGCGAGAGCGAAAGCGTCAGGTGCGCACCTGCCTCACCCATCTCCTCCTTGGCTCGGGTGAAGGCGCCGACCTGATCCAACATCATTTGGTGGTCGCCCGAAAGCGGTGTCGTCTGGATGTGGAAGCCGCGCTTGGTGCAGGCATAAATCCCCTCAGGCACCATCACCGCCATCATCAACTTGATGGGACGAACCGGGCGCGGCATCACCGTCAAGGGCTCGAAGTCGTAGTATTTCCCCTTCCAGGATACCTCCTCGCGGGTCAGCAGCGCCTGGAGGACATCGAGGCTCTCGTCGAATTTCTCGCGGCTGACGGCGAGCGGCACGCCGAGGCGGTCCATCTCGAAACCGAAGGCGCCGCGGCCGACGCCGAGATGGAGGCGGCCACCCGTCAGGATGTCGGCGACGATCACCTCGCCGGCGTAAATGCGCATGTCGTGCAGCGGGAGCACGACGACGGAGGTCAGGATCTTGATGCTCCGCGTGCGTTCGGCGATCTGCACGGCGAGTTGGAGCGGGGCCGGCAGCATCAGGATGTTGATGAGGTGATGCTCGGTGAGCGAGACGGCGTCGAAGCCGAGGCGGTCGGCGAGGACGGCCTGCTCGACCATGGCGGCATAGAGGTTGTCACCACCGACGCTCTTGTCGGGATAGTAGGCCGATAGCTGGATGCTGAATTCCATCGATGCGAACCCTCCCCCTTGCCGGCCGTCGATGCGACCTGCCAGCACCATCGCGCAGAACGCTCGATCTTGAAAATGAAAACTTATGCACTGATAGTTCGATAGTTTCGAACCAGGGATCGCGAACTCGGATGAACCTTGCCGCACTGCGCACCTTTCTGGCCGTGGTCGAGGCGGGCAACCTCAACAAGGCGGCCGAGCACCTCAACGTCACCCAATCGACGGTGACGGCGCGCCTCGATGCGCTCGAGGAGACGCTGGGCCAGCCACTGCTGGTGCGCTCACGGCGTGGCGCGCAACTGACGCGCGCGGGCTTTGCTTTCCAGCGCCATGCTGAACTCATGGTGCAGGCCTGGGAGCAGGCGCGAAAGGCGGTCGGCCTGCCGCGCGGGTTCTCCGGGCTGTTCAGTTTCGCCAGCCATCCGGACCTCTGGGAAAGCGCTGGGGCGGCCTGGCTGGAGCGGGCGCGGCGGGCGCAGCCGGAACTCGCATTCGAGGCCTGGCCCGGGACGCTGCGTGAGATCGAACTCTGGCTCTCGAGCGGGCTGACCGATGCCGCGCTGACGACCGAGCCGATCGCCGGTCCCGGTGTCGCCTCGCGCGAGATCACGCGCGAGCGGCTGGTGCAGGTGGCGAGCGTTGCCCGGCGCGTCCAGCGCTGGGACCCGGCGTACATCTATGTCGATCTCGGCCCCGAGTTCCGGCGCCAGCATTCACTGGCCTGGCCGGTCGATGAGACCGCCTACATGACATTCGGCGCGAGTCGGTGGGCGCTCGACTTTCTCCTGTCGCGGGGCGGGTCGGCATACCTTCCTTGGGGCCTCGCCGGCCCGCAGGTGGCGGCCGGCCGGCTCCATCCGGTCGAGGGAGCGCCAGAGTTCTCGCGGCCGGTCCACCTCGTTTGGCGCGAAGCGAGCCTGCAGGCTCACCCCTGGATCGGCGATTGCAATCCGGAGCCCGGTGGCTGAGGCGCCGGGCACGACGGCCGGTGACTATTTCTTTTCCTCGGGTTGGCAGAGGAAAATCGGTGGTTCGTAGCGGAACGGGCGCACGGTGATGAAGGCCTCCGGCTTGCTCCAGGCCGAGGAGTTGTCGACCGCCATCCACTCGCCGATGGTGACGCCGACGTGGCGGAAAAGAACGCCGCCCTTCTTTTCCCGATCGACGTGGACGCCGCGGCCGATGCGCGGTAGGGGGCCCTCGTAGTGCGAATTCCAGGCGACGAGGCAACCGGCTCGCTGGGTGTCCGACGGCCGCCAGCCTGCTTTCCAGGCCATGTCATAGATCGCCTTGGCGTCGGCGGTGGACTTGGCCCACTTGCAGCCAGCCTGCTTCAGGATGGCGTAGACGACGAGGGCGCAGGAATTGTAGCCCGGCATGTCGTCGACACGGGTCGCGGCGGTGTGCGTGCGAACACCGTAGAGGAGGCCGTTCTTGCCGGCATCGAAGGCATTGGGTGCTTCGCTCGCGTAGTGGGTGATGGCCTCCGGCGAGCAGTCGGCGGCGGGCGGTGTGGCGAGGCCCTGGCCGTCGGTGGAAACGAGGCTGACGAGGCCCGTGCCGCCCAGGCTCCAGCTGCCATCCACCCCGGCAGAGACATAGGCGCCGGTCGTTTGAGGCAGGTGGGAGGCGTCGACCGCACCGAGCCGGGGGGCGAGTTCCCCGGTATCGGGGACCGCGGGCTCGGTCGACGGGCGGACCTGCGTTTCGGAGCCTGCCGGCGCCGGCCGGCTTTCACGCCCGATGAAGGACCAAAGGGCGCCGAGACTGCCGCGATAGCTCGGGGACTGCCCGGGCTCACTCGCGAGGGACGAGGGAGGCGACAGAAGCGCAACGAGCGCGCCCGCGAGCAGAATCGAAGGAAGGAAGCGGGGCGGCGCGCTCACGAGCGGGCTCCCGGCTCGACTCGCGCGATCACGTCGATCTCGAGCAGGAAATCGGGATGGGCGAGACCTGAGATGATGAGCATCGTGTGGGGCGGATAGCCGGGACCCGCGAAATAGCGCGGGAAGAGTTCGGCGCGGGCCTCGCGGAACGGTTGAACATGGGCGGGATCGACGAGGTAGGACGTGACCATGGCGACGTCGTTGCAGGACGCTCCCGCCCCCTCGAGCACGCCGGCGATATTGGCGAGCACCTGGGCGAACTGGGCCTTGAAGTCACCCTTGCCGACGATCGCACCCTTGGCATCGACCGCCACCTGGCCCGATACGAACAGCAATTCGCCGCCCGGGGCGACGCGGGCGAGCTGGCTGTAGGCGCTCTGTGGGGCGACGGCGCCGGGCGGGTTCTCGTAGCGGACGGCAGGGGAAGCGGGCATGGCTAACCTCCGAGGCTCCATTCGGGGCGTGAGTCGGCAGGCGATCACCCACAGAATCGGCGTTCGTGTGGCACTTGGCAAGCGGTGGGCGGTCCGGCTATCGCGGCGGCATGGCGAGCAGGCTGGCGAGCAACACGGTAATGGCGGCGCACCAGCTCGCGGCAATCCGCGTGGCGATGCCGCTCCAGGTCATCCACCCTCGTTTCGTCAGCCAGCGCACCAGGGTGACCAAAACGACGACGAGAATGGCGACGGCCGCCACGATCCCGAGCACGAACCACCACCACTGGTCGTCGGCCGGCCCGTCGAGATAGCCGGAAAGCCCCATCGAGGCTCCGATGAGGAGGCCGCCGGGCCAGGCGAGCCATGGCATGGCAAAGCCCGAGGCGGCATAGGTGGCGCCGGCCGCCGCGAAGCCGGCGAGGGGGATGAAGGCGTAGACCTCGAGGCCGTGGCGCTCGGGAACGAGAAGGCCGGCAACGAGCCCGACGGCGAGGGCCAGAAGGGCGATGTGAACGGTTCGGGGGCCTGTGCCGTCGCGACGCCGAGAGGTCTCGAGCCCGTAATAGAGTGCGATGGCGAGTACGCCGAGGAGGATGCTCGGGGTCATGACCGCGTGCACCATGCCGGACTCGAGATAGGTCGAGTTCTCGTGGATGCCGTGCGCGGCGGCCGGATGCGATGCCCCCGCGAGTGCCAGGAATGCAGTGATCGCCATCGGCGCGGCGCGGCGGCGACCTCGATGGACAGATGGCGGTGCCGGCGCGACGGACGGCTCGAACATCAGGCCCCCACCAGGAACCAGACGCCCATGCCACCAATCAAGCCGCCGGCGATACGGCTCACCCAGCCGTCGACCAGCCGGCCGAGGAGCAGGCCGAAGGCGATGCCGAGGATGTGGATCGCGCCAGTGGCAACGACGAAGCCGAAGCCGTAGGCGACCGGGTCGACGGCGGTCGGCAGTTCCGCACCATGCGCCCATCCGTGATAGATGGCGAAGGCGCCGACGATGACGAGGGCGATGGATTCGGGCGCCCGCCAGGCGGCCAGGATGGCGAGGCCGAGAACGATGACCGAGAGAGCGATGGCGATCTCGACCGGTCCGACCGGAACGCCTTGCATGCCGAGCACGCCACCAAGTGCCATCACCAGGGGAAACGTGATGGGCAGCGACCAGACGGAACGGCCGCCGATCTGGGCGCCCCAGATGCCGACGGCGAGCATGGCGAGGAGGTGGTCGGGGCCGGCAATCGGATGCTGGAGGCCGCTCAGGAACCCGCCCGCCTCGCCGGCGACGTGCGCGGCGGCATCGCCCGGCCAGCCCATGCATGCGACGGCCACGAGAGCCAGCATTGCCAGCCCGCAGCGCAGTCGTTGGATCGCCGGGCCATGCTCCGAGTGCCTCATATCACAATCTCCTCTCAGCCAGTTTCGCGCGCCAGTCGATCAGAGGTCGATGTCGGTCATGCGACAACGTGGCCCGCGCTTTCACTCTCGTCTCGTCGAGGGGTCGCCTCGTCTTCCGACTGTACCGGGCGAGCCCAGACGGCATTATCGTGGAACGCGGCGCCACCGACAGGTGGCGCGGGGTCCGCACCGGTCAGGGTGTTGATGCCCTCGCC
This Hyphomicrobiales bacterium DNA region includes the following protein-coding sequences:
- a CDS encoding sulfatase-like hydrolase/transferase, with product MADSGKPKNLLIIISDEHRKDAMGCAGHAIVRTPNIDALAARGSMFTNAYTPSPMCVPTRAAIACGDHVHRIGYWDSATPYDGRRRTWMHHLRDAGREVVSIGKLHFRSGADDNGFSEEILPMHVVGGVGWAIGLLRQDPPPYTSAAELADDVGAGPSSYTDYDRAITDAAEHWLASRARGAEPWAAFVSLVSPHYPLRAPREFFDLYDPATVDLPIGFGERRPPSHPELRNIASFYDYDRYFDEQRMREARVAYYGLVSFMDHCVGRILTALDSSGARDDTMVLYTSDHGEMLGDQGYWTKQLMYEASAGVPLIVAGPGIPAGRKVATAASLLDLAPTAVSVTGSPDDDWSRALPGRSLAALACEPDDLERTAFSEYHDGGSKTGTFMVRWQSWKYIAYVGQPPQLFDLSADPHELEDLAPESRWRPEVAAALTEGARRLTAVCDPEEVNARCFADQGARIAALGGRQACESAYLFNHTPTPDEQERMKTGPAL
- a CDS encoding alpha/beta fold hydrolase, which gives rise to MEATPIDCAMTVEGAGPPLVLVHGIGAARDAWRLVAPLLTNRFTLVSYDLRGHGASPVPDAPFGLDELVADLDRVRERSGFSRVHIAGHSLGGMIGPAYARRFPDRVLSLGLLSTAAFRTADDSTKVWGVVNAMEEKGIPRVLETLTARWFTDPFIAANPDIVRRRLDQVVATDANVFMNVFRIYAGTEMGPWLHEISHRALVLTGENDGGCNPRLNRLIAEAMPAAELVVLPEVKHAILLEAAADVARHLTRFMLK
- a CDS encoding LLM class flavin-dependent oxidoreductase, translated to MEFSIQLSAYYPDKSVGGDNLYAAMVEQAVLADRLGFDAVSLTEHHLINILMLPAPLQLAVQIAERTRSIKILTSVVVLPLHDMRIYAGEVIVADILTGGRLHLGVGRGAFGFEMDRLGVPLAVSREKFDESLDVLQALLTREEVSWKGKYYDFEPLTVMPRPVRPIKLMMAVMVPEGIYACTKRGFHIQTTPLSGDHQMMLDQVGAFTRAKEEMGEAGAHLTLSLSRVAFIATGEADRRAKIEAANDYYSRFDNVYTGPGIVEHGMIKPLPRRQTIEQLAESLLICTPQEMIDKLAPYAEAGVDRMILSVNFGASQAETLECLHRFAEEVMPHFTGRRSATNRPASAAAE
- a CDS encoding LysR family transcriptional regulator, whose amino-acid sequence is MRTLPLAGRRCDLPAPSRRTLDLENENLCTDSSIVSNQGSRTRMNLAALRTFLAVVEAGNLNKAAEHLNVTQSTVTARLDALEETLGQPLLVRSRRGAQLTRAGFAFQRHAELMVQAWEQARKAVGLPRGFSGLFSFASHPDLWESAGAAWLERARRAQPELAFEAWPGTLREIELWLSSGLTDAALTTEPIAGPGVASREITRERLVQVASVARRVQRWDPAYIYVDLGPEFRRQHSLAWPVDETAYMTFGASRWALDFLLSRGGSAYLPWGLAGPQVAAGRLHPVEGAPEFSRPVHLVWREASLQAHPWIGDCNPEPGG
- a CDS encoding RidA family protein — encoded protein: MEPRRLAMPASPAVRYENPPGAVAPQSAYSQLARVAPGGELLFVSGQVAVDAKGAIVGKGDFKAQFAQVLANIAGVLEGAGASCNDVAMVTSYLVDPAHVQPFREARAELFPRYFAGPGYPPHTMLIISGLAHPDFLLEIDVIARVEPGARS
- a CDS encoding urease accessory protein translates to MLALVAVACMGWPGDAAAHVAGEAGGFLSGLQHPIAGPDHLLAMLAVGIWGAQIGGRSVWSLPITFPLVMALGGVLGMQGVPVGPVEIAIALSVIVLGLAILAAWRAPESIALVIVGAFAIYHGWAHGAELPTAVDPVAYGFGFVVATGAIHILGIAFGLLLGRLVDGWVSRIAGGLIGGMGVWFLVGA